The following DNA comes from Plasmodium gaboni strain SY75 chromosome Unknown, whole genome shotgun sequence.
CCTCTACGGACAAAtgtgatgataataatgaatgCCAAAATGCATGTAAGAAATATGGAGATTGGCTCAAACCAAAAGGAAATGAGTGGCGCGAACAAAAAAGTAAATATGCAAAAGATCATAATAACGCAAACGAATATTATGAAGACGAAGAATTCCTAACTGCAACAAAAGGTCATACAACAGCGattgaatatttaaaaaacaaatgTAAAAATTCATCTGATTGGAAATACGACAAAACGAACGTTGAAGATATGGACCAAATagtaagaaaaaaagaCGACGAATATAGAACAAATTACGAACCGTTATGTACACGTTGTCGAATGAAAGATATACAGGATACaataaaacaaattaaaGATAAGAAATATACCACGACACTGCAAAATCCAGAATCTAAGTTAATTGtagaaaatatatgtgatgataataaa
Coding sequences within:
- a CDS encoding putative EMP1-like protein; protein product: VPQFLRWLGEWYEEFSKKRQELLGDIQKSCKTKTSTDKCDDNNECQNACKKYGDWLKPKGNEWREQKSKYAKDHNNANEYYEDEEFLTATKGHTTAIEYLKNKCKNSSDWKYDKTNVEDMDQIVRKKDDEYRTNYEPLCTRCRMKDIQDTIKQIKDKKYTTTLQNPESKLIVENICDDNKNVHSTKANNKEEITIPIEPDDSDRKKNKE